A segment of the Desulfofundulus kuznetsovii DSM 6115 genome:
ACAGGAAGGCATGGCGCTGCTGGCGCAGTGTGACACGAAATTCTTCCTGCGCATGCAGACGACCGACGCCGAGGCGCTGGGGGAAATGTTCAAACTCCCCAAACACGTGGTGGAGTGGATTTCATCATTCCCGCAGGGCAGGGGGATACTTACGGCGGGCAACGAGAGCGCCGTGGTGGATTTCGTCGGGTTCGCGTTTGAGGAGCAGTTCCTGCGCTCCGATCCGGAGGCGGTGCTGGCCCGATGAGGTTGCTTTCAAGGAAACTGCTTCCGGTATTTTTGCTTCTGTTTACATTTGTCCTGCCCCTGACGGCGGCCGCCGGGCCTCCCTACAGGGTTAAGGATCTGAGCAACCTGAGAGCCGTGGCTTACCCGAGCGGCAGGGTGGAGGTTTCGTGGAACGTCCAGGTATACGAAGTCCCGCCGAGTTTCCCCAACGCTAAAGTCTACGTATACCGGGTATCCGCAGATGGAGGCAAAGAACAGGTAGCCGCGCTGGAAGTGCCGCCTGACGCCCCGGTGGGGTCATACTTTCAGATGAGCTGCAGCGACACCCCTCCAGCGAAAGGAAAGTATACCTACTACGCTTTGTCCAACGACACCGAGAGCAACAAATATACGGTAGACACCTCTGCGGTGACTGAAGAAGGCGACCCGGGTGTTCCAAACTCCGGTAAGACGGATGTTGAAGTTAGACCCGGCCTGTTTACTTCCGAACAGTGGAACACAATTATGTGGTGGTACGGCATACTCACGTCCATCTCCGGCGGGTTTCTGGTGATGGTCGTGGTTAGGTCCGGGTACAGGCACATGGTATCGGGTTTGAACCCCGGGATGCGGGCATCCTTTATAGAGGACGTGCAGCGCTGTATCCTGGCGATGGTGCTCATCGTGCTGGCCCCGGTCCTGGTAAAACTGCTGATAGCGATAAACGACGGTTTCGTGTCGCTCTTTGCTTCCGTCGTTAAGCAGGCTGCTGTGAACGCGCAGATGGCCAAACCGGAACAGCTCGACAAGGCGGGGATGTTCGAGCAGGTGCTCGCCCTGCCCTTCCAGGCCGTGCTGGATATAATCCAGAAAATATTCGGCCTCGCACCGATAGAGCAGCTGGTATTCAATTCTAAAGACCTCAACCTCATCGCCGGAGCCGGGACGATTGAGACGGGCAACGTCTTCGCGAACGCGCTCTTAAACCTGGCCCTGGCGGCGTTTACGGTGTACTTCAACGCCGTCTACACGATAAGGCACTGGGTGGTCACGGCGGCCCTGGTGGCCACGCCCCTGATAACGTGGATA
Coding sequences within it:
- a CDS encoding pilin produces the protein MRLLSRKLLPVFLLLFTFVLPLTAAAGPPYRVKDLSNLRAVAYPSGRVEVSWNVQVYEVPPSFPNAKVYVYRVSADGGKEQVAALEVPPDAPVGSYFQMSCSDTPPAKGKYTYYALSNDTESNKYTVDTSAVTEEGDPGVPNSGKTDVEVRPGLFTSEQWNTIMWWYGILTSISGGFLVMVVVRSGYRHMVSGLNPGMRASFIEDVQRCILAMVLIVLAPVLVKLLIAINDGFVSLFASVVKQAAVNAQMAKPEQLDKAGMFEQVLALPFQAVLDIIQKIFGLAPIEQLVFNSKDLNLIAGAGTIETGNVFANALLNLALAAFTVYFNAVYTIRHWVVTAALVATPLITWIWVLTSERQVIEIWAAEIFQTIFLQSAHALTLGIFLSVLCGAAGGGIDTSWLGGGLRDIAVWFASFGGAVCVMVIVFLGYRYMTARNEKEFAQAREGLVRALIGLAILGLSLTIAGFLVYLFNGKWY